Within the Nitrosococcus wardiae genome, the region ACCGATAACCCCGCCTTTCCGCCTCTTTCATAATTTCCACTAAATAGGTCCCAACAGCCAATATCGAGTCCTTAGTCTTTCGGAATCGCATCAGCTGGGGATGGAACTTGTACCCTTGGGTCTGACCCATGAGCACCTTTTGGGCCAACAACCCTTCACGCCAAAGCGCTACCAATCCCTTCTGGTCGAGGTACTTCGGGTGTATTGACCAGAGACGCACCGCGCTCTCCAATTGATATTTAACTAGAAATAGAAGGCGTAAAAGTTACCCTTCATAGGGGTGCCATTGCCCCGGCAACGCAAACCGCACCTCCCGCTCCAGTTCCCGCAGGCTCTTGGAAAGGATCACCCCATGCTGAGCTTGGCTGGAGGCACGCGCCCGTGCCTTCAGTGCCTTCTTCTACCATTTCCTTAAATATTTGCATGTTTTAAAGCGGAGAGGATGAAGGGGTAACCGGTTAAAGAACGAATCGTTTGTGGAGTGAGGTCCTGGAGGATTTCCCCGACAGTCTGTCGAAGTGAGTCCAGGGTACTGAAGAGAACCCAACTGAGCTGATTTTTCATGTGTTGCCAAAGTCGCTCGATAGGGTTGAGCTCGGGGCTATAGGGAAGCTGGAACATCAACACGATATTCTCAGGCAACTCCAGCTTCTTGGCCCAATGAGAGCGGGCATTATCAAGCTGCACGATAGGGAGATCGTGGGGATAGCGTTGAGCGAGTTGCTCCAAATAAATCTGAAAACAATCACTATCGTGATGAGAGAACTCCAAAAAGAAGCTTTCCCCGCTCAGCGGGTCTACCGCCCCATAGAGATAGAAGGCTTTAAATGGCCATTGCACCGGCGCTAGGGGCTTGGTGCCGGGCAGGGTAATGAGCCGCCGGGGGATCGTTTTGAGCCCAAAACGTGTTTCATCATCACACCCGTAGCGCACCGGTAAAGCGGAGTCTTCAGCCCCGTAGAGGACCGGCAAAACTTCTAGGCGCCGTGGGAGCTTTTTTTAAAGTCCACCCCCGCCGCTTCTTCTCGATGAAGGTGGCTCGGGCGTGCCACTTTGAGCTTGGCTTTGAGCCGGTAACGTACCGTTTGATGCACGGTCTTATATTTGATCTGCAACCCGTACTCTTCCTTCAGCCACTGTTGAATGGCCCCATAACTCTTAAAGCCCGGGGGGACTTCCAAGCGCTGCTTTAAGGCCTGCTCAACCGCCGGCGGTATAGCTCGGGCACGCCCATTATGCGCCGTCCCGAGTTCCAGCAAGCCTGCGAGCCCCCGGGCCCGATACCCCTCAAACCAGCGATACAAGGGCGAGGGATGGCGGCCTAGGACTTTCCCCAAGGCTTTGAGTTCGGTGACTTGCTCGCTCTTGAGCAAATATAACGCCTGAACCCGTTCTTTGCCTTTCACCTGGCTCTGCTGATGAAGCAGCGCTTTTAATTCCTCGGCACTCTCCGTGATTGCTAGCTCTAGGCGGCGACTCATCAACCTCGCTCCTCCCCATAAACTCGCTTTCAAACCTGCTTATTATAACATGCGGGGTCATTACGAATTGGTATCAGAACTTCGACATTGTGGGTAATTTCCTCCTCGGTCATCCATCATGGTTCCTATAGCGTCGAGGTTGATTTCCAAGAGGCTCTAATGACTTGCGTTCAAATTGCCCACACTGCCGCTCGATATCCCAGGCATAGCCCCGCTCGCCTTTGGCCAGGCATTCGACGTGGACACCGCCATGGACAAGCCAGGGCTTGGCGTGGCGGCAGTGCCGGCAGGTGGGAGTCATACGGCGGCCTCTTCCCTTTCCCCGAAGATGTCGGGCCGCAGCTCATAACGGGTGATGCGGCCCTTGGTGGCGCGTTCGATGGCCGAGACACGCTCAGCGGGGACGCGGCCCTTTTTGATCCATTTCTGAACGGCCTGATAGCGCACACCACATGAGCGCGCTAAGGCAGTTTGGCTACCAACAATCTCGATTGATTTTGGGATGGGTGTTTTCATGCGCATGAATGTACAACCAATGGTTGCCAATAGTCGATAACTGATAATTGGAGAAAAAAACCAATAAACTGCAACCTATGGTTGTAAATACTGAACAATCGAAAAAGGATTTTGCCGCTCGGCTAGATAAGGCCTTGGCGTATGCCGGAATACCCCAAGGCCGAAATCGGATGGCTAGCGTATCCAAAATGTTCGGAGTATCGAGAGAGGCCGTTAGAAAGTGGTTGGCTGGGGAAAGTATTCCAGACACCAAACGAATAGCGGGTATTGCCCAACGAACCGGCGTCAGAGGGGAATGGCTGTTAACCAGTCAAGGGCCGATGTGTTATGGCGATAAAGAAGAAATTCATGAGCAAAATCTTCCCCCTCACGTCCTACAGCTCGCCCGTCTTATCGCCCAAGCCCCGCCTGGGAAGGTTAAAGCTATCCTAATGTTGCTTGGGGTAGAGGAAGAAGACATCCGCAAAGAAAATAAAAAAGCTCCTCCTTCCCCATGGCAGAAAAATAGTCAAGCCGGAACCAAAGACCGCCGCAGCGGCAGGGACCGCCGGCAAAATGTCCACGAAGTCGACTTCGAGCGAAGGGGCGGGCTAGATCGTAGAAATGATGAATACGTAATCCTTGGCCCTGGAGAATCCTTGGATGATTTCCTTAGAGGAGAGAAAAAACAGAAAAACAAAAATAATGATGCCTCACAAGGGCATATTATAGGAGTTGCATTCATAGGGATTGCGAGAGGTCGGAGAGTAGTGAAAGGCTGGTCTGGTTATGCTGATAAAGATCCTAATTTCGCCTTGGACGCTCTTCGGCAGCTTGATCAAGAGCTATTAATGCATGCCAGGAGAAAGAGACAATATAGCACTTCCCGTTTTCATTAGGCACAATGTTAAAATAGCTTGTTTTCTTCAACCCGATTGAAGGGGTTTAACGACGATGCCTGCACCGTATTCATTGGATTTACGCCAAAAAGTCATTGAAGCCTATGCGAACAAAGAGGGTTCAATCCGTCAGCTGGCGACACGATTTAAACTGTCGAAGAACACGGTCAGTGGTTTTTTGAGGCGCTTTCGGGAGACGGGGACGGTCCATCCCAAGCGCCGGGAAGGAGTGGGGCATCCGGCAAAAATTGATGAGCCGAGGGCCCAGTATTTGACCGAGGTGTTGCAGTGCGAACCCGATTTAACGCTCCAGGAATTGTGCCAGCGATTTGAAGCCCGCTTTGGTGAAACGATTAGCACCTCGGCGATGGATCGAGGGCTGAAAAAGCACCGGATCACGCGAAAAAAAAACGGTCTACGATCCCCAAAAACACACCCCCCGGGTCCAACAACGCTGGCTTGAGTATTGGATCAAAGTGAGCCTGTGTTCCCCCGAAGACTTCATTGTGCTCGATGAAACCGGAGCGGTGTTGAATCTGACCCCGGTGTATGGCCGGGCCCCTCAAGGGCAAAGAGCCTATGGAGAAAAACCAACGACCCAAGGCGAGCGCATCAGCACCATCGGCGCTCTGTCCAGAGACGGAGTACTGCCAGCGATGTGTTTTGAAGGCACACTCAATGGCCCCGTTTTCCTTTATTATGTCGAACATTTCCTCTGGCCTCACCTCCAGGAAGGGAAAGTGGTCATTTTAGATAATGCCGCCGCTCATCGATATGAAGAGGCTATCGAGAAGATCGAGCAGACCGGCGCCAAGGTGGTCTTTCTACCCCCCTATCATCCTGAGCTCAATCCTATTGAATACGCCTGGTCCAAGCTAAAACATGTCCTAAAGAAAAAAGCGGCCCGGACAAAAGAGCAGCTTTATCAAGCCCTCAGCGAAGCGCTTACGCTGATTTCCCCTCAAAACTGTCAAGCCTACTTTAAGCATTGTGGCCTCTGTCCCTAACTTAAATGAGAACCGCTATAAGGGCGCGTTTGAGGGGAATTATGATGTCTGGGAATGACCAAAAAGATCTGACGATCACCAAGAAATTTAACGGCAAATACGAAAAGATCACCTCCAATGATATGATCGCGGCACTCCGTTACCTGGAGGACAGGGTTCGATAAGGTGAGTGCATGGGTATTGCTTTTGCAGCTATTTACAAAGGAGAGCGGACTGCGCGCGGGTACGCCAGTGCCATTACAAAACAGCCCGAAATAGCCACGGGCACCTTATCAGCATTAACATACGATATCCTTGAACAGGCCCTGCGCGGGCTTTTGTTTTTATCCCCATCTGCTGATCATAGACTCCTCTAATAAGAAGAAAGAAGGAGCTCCATGAAAGTTATATTTTCCTATCGGCGTTACTGCTCTACGCTACCCCAGCCCTTGCTAATACTACCCATACTGGCAAAGTCGTCGGTATCAGCGACGGGGATATTCTCACCCTCCTTACGGTAGAGAAGCGCCAAGTAAAAGTGCGTTGGCTGAAATCGACACGCCAGAGAAGCGGCAGCCCTACGGCACCCGCGCTAGGCAGGTCCTCTCCGACTTATCCTTTGGGAAACAAGCCCGTGTGGTAGTGCAGAATGTAGACCGCTATGGGCGTACCGTGGGCCGGGTGTACGGGGGTGATATCGATGTAAATAGAGAGATGGTGCACCAGGGCGCGGCATGGGTTTACCGGCAATACCTGCGCGACAGAACGCTGCTAGAGGTAGAAGCCGAGGCCAAAGAAGCTAAACGTGGCCTGTGGTCCCTGCCCGAGGCGCAACAGGTACCGCCTTGGGAGTGGCGACGGCAAGGTAAGAAGCAAAGAGCATCACCCCAGATTCAGAAAGCCTCGCAGGCTTCCACCTGTGGCGCCAAGTGCTATTGCAAGCTGATGGCAAATTGCGCGGAGGCCCGGTTTTACTTGGAGCAGTGTGAACTCACGCGGTTGGATGGTGATGGAGATGGAATGCCGTGTGAGGCGCTATGTAGGTAATTCCGCTGGCTGCGCCGTGGGTATTGAAGACCATAGAATTGCGATAGGCCGGCGCTTTGCACCGACCTATCCCTACTTAGCAACAAAGAGGTAATCAGCCACGGCTTGTGCTTGGTGTCGTCTCTCCACGGACGGGAGGACCGAAGCCAAAATATCCTGCAAGAGCCGTATTGACTAAGTGTAGCCAGATGTCATTCCCATGGAGGGGTACTAATCCAAATAGTGTATTAGTCGCGGGAATCAACCCTAGAATAGCCAACAAGCCGAACAGCACTGCATTAGCACGAGCATATAAAACGGATGCATCAAAGCCTTTTGCTGCCACAATACCCCAGACACCTATCCCCAGGTGCACCAAATTATGCCAGAGATTGACTGGAAAAATACCAAGCAGTCTGCCGTGTGCAGTCTCTGCAGCTAGATGGGTCGCTGTTTCCGGCGCAGTCACAAGGCCGGGTACGAATCCGAGGACACCCAAAATGGCATAGGTTATCCCGTAGATGAGTGCAAATTTCTTGACCATAAGCATAGGATCTCCTTTTTCCTTTTCAGATGAAAGCGTTCATGCTGTAGACTTTTCTATCAAGGACGACGCAGTACAGGCTAGCTCCTAAATCTGGCACGCCCTCTCTATAACAATAGCAGTATATCCATCCAAAGATAGTGTAAATGCTGCTATAGCCAGCACTCTGAATCTACGGCAATTAGATCCCTCCCCAATCCCTCATCCCTCATCCCTTTCCCTTTTCCGGCGCGCAGCGATGGGGGTGGATCAGCTAATGCCTGCTAAAACCCTCCTACGGCGTGACTGGGAGATGGTTGTAGCCTTTTGCTAAAATTACAACTATCGGTTGTAATTTCTCCCCATCAGCCCCCAAACATCCCCACGGGGACATTGAGGGCAGGAGTTCAGGTTGCGGCGGCGTGGAAATTCGCAGACACGCGCGGTGTAAGCCAAAGGCCCGTAGCAATCGGGACCACCAGCCGGGGGACGGGCAACGCAAACCGGCAGCCGGAGTAGCGACCGGCCCGCAACCACCTAATTAAGACACCTACCAGCAGTAGCGTGCCTGGAAGGAGAAAAAGATGGAAAAAGAAGGCCCACCTGATGTGGCAACGATGCAAACAAGTCATCCATGAGGCCCGCGAGCTTAGCCCCAATAGTGAGGCCATGATCGGTTGCTTAGTGGCCCGTTTGGTGATGACCCAGAACGCCATGACGCTGCACATCCAGCGCATGAAAAAGTTACTGCAAGACATGGAGGCAGATTTATGCCAGTCAAAACTCGAAACGAAAGAATCCAACAGCTTCTCCCTGAGGGACTAAGCGAAGCACGCCAGCAGTATCTCGATGACAGAAAGATCTGCCCATCTTTCCCCAGACAACGTGCGCCGTGCCGTGTGAGTTCTGGATAAAATTGAATCTGAGGAAAGTCACGATCTAAGTCACGCTGGATTGAAAGCTATTGATTTATAAATGACAAGACTCTCCGGCCAAGTGAGACGCTTGAACCCCTTGTGGGACCAGGAAACTTTCACTGTCCCCGCCTCTACTTAGCAGCCGGTTGGGTTTTCAGGGAGGCCATCATCTGATCCCGGACAGGGCCTAGCGCCGCCAAGAGGTAAAGCAAGGCGCCAATGAGAAAAACCACTCCTGCCCCCAAACGTAACCAGTAGAAAAAGCTTAGCTGATCCTGAATTTCCATATAACCCATGCCGAGCACCCGTTGGAGATGGGTCTGAACCACTCCGGCAAAGGTAAGGGTAAAGGTCATAAAGGCCATGGCTGAGGTCATAATCCAGAAGCTCCACATATTTAGAATCTGGTTGAAGGGCTGCAGACCTCTCAGGGCCGGTAAAGCATAGGTAAAGAAGGCCAAATTCAACATGACATAGGCCCCATAGAAAGCCAGATGCCCATGGGCAGCAGTCACCTGGGTGCCATGACTATAGAAATTGATGGGCGCTATGGTGTGCATGAGCCCCCATACCCCGGCACCGAAGAAAGCCATCACTGGACAGCCCAGGCTCCAGAGCATAGCAGCCTTGTTGGGGTGGTCACGCCCGCTTCGGTAGACCAGATAAAAAGCCCACAGTACCATGGCGAAAAAGGGCAGGACTTCAAGTACCGAAAAAACGCTGCCTACCCATTGCCAATAACCTGGAGTGCCGATCCAATAATAATGATGGCCAGTCCCTAAAAGGCCGCTAAAGAGGGCCAAACCCACAATCACATAGAGCCATTTTTCAATAACCTCACGGTCTACGCCGGTCAACTTGATAAGGAGGAAAGCCAGCATAGAGGCCATGATAAGTTCCCACACCCCCTCGACCCAAACATGAACCACCCACCACCAATACAGCTTATCGAGAGACAGGTTGCTGGGATTATAAAAGGCAAAGAGGAAAAATAAGGCGGCACCCCACAGTCCCAGGAGCAAAACGGTGGAAACCACGGTCTTTCGCCCCTTCAATACGGTCATGGTCACGTTATAGAGAAACAATAAAAAGGCAACCACCAAGAGGATCTTGATCCAGAGGGGTTGCTCTAGGAATTCACGGCCTTCATGGACACGAAAAAGATAGCCAACCACGGCCGCTAAAGCCGCAAAGACAAAGATCCCCAGCTGCCACCAGGCCACCCTCGGGCTATGAATCTCATGCTCGCTTTCCTCAGGTATGAGAAAATAACTGGCCCCGAAATAGCCGAGCAAGAGCCACACCAACAGGGCATTGGTATGTATCATGCGGATGATATGGAAAGGGGCCGACTCCGAGAGAAAATTCGGAAAGACATAAACACTACCGGCCAGTACGCCCGCCACGACCTGCACTAGAAATAGGGCCAAAGCGGCCACAAAATAAGGATAGGCAAGTTTCTGGGTCTGATATTTCATTAGGAAACTCCTTAAATTAATTAGCCGGCAACATTGGGGGGCCAACCCTGGGTATCGATACGGCTCGTCCATTCAAGAAAATCAATCAAGTCATCCAGTTCCTGCTCAGTCAGGTTAAACTGGGGCATCTGGCGCCGCCCTTCAACCCCCAAGGGTTGTGCCCGTATCCAGGCTTTAAGGGCCGCCCGTGCTCCTGCCGGGTCCTCGCGCCCCCCATATCGAACCCAGACATTGCCCAGCTCCGGTGCAAAATAAGCGCCTTCACCTAGCAGGGTATGGCAATTAATGCACGCATGGCGTTCCCATACATGCTTGCCCCGGGCAACTGCTTCCGTCAGCGTCGCTTCATCCGTTGAAGTATTTTTAATGTACAGGTGGCTTTGGATAGTCAGAACCACAAAGGCCACCAGAAAGAAAATGGAACCACCGTAAAAGATATTGCGCGCGGCTGACTTGGTTAAACGTTCTGCCATAACCCCCCCTTTTGCTCTTGAGTTTTGCTCTTCAACAGTTGAAAAATTCCTTTAATTCTAGAGTGAATGAAGAAATTGTTGGAGAAGCCCTTGATGGGTGGATTGAGTGCAGCGACCGATTCGCCGCGGCTTCCCTATTCTATTTCGACGGTGAACCGAGGCCATCACCACTGACGACCACCCCCACTCAAAAACGGGAAGCGGTTAAGGTCACGTCGGCATATTGCCAAGCTTCTTCAAAGCGCTTTTGCACCTCTGCCGCCGCTTCAGTTTGGCCCTGTTCACGGAGGCTTTGCGCCAGCCCAAAGAGGGACCAACCATTATGGGGATATTGTTTCAAATCTTCCCGGTAAACGGCTTCCGCCTCTGCTGCCCGACCCGCTTCCAGCAATACCGCGCCAAGATGATGGCGTACCGGGTAATACCAAGCTGGCGGTTCGACATATCTTAGATTATCCTGAATTCCCACGGCTTCCTGGAGCTGAGCGATCATCTCCTCAGTCTGGCCTCGCTCGCCCGCTAATTCTCCCGCCAGAATATGGGCCGCAATCTCCAGCAGGGTTGACCCGGATGAAAAAGACCAGAAAACCAATTGGGCCATGGCTGGAGTCTGCCCGATCTCAGTGAGTTGTTCATATTCCTGGGTCGCCGAATCAAGCTGGCCCAGCTTGGTAAAAGCCATTCCCCGGGCCCAGTGCCACATTCCCCTGGTGTACTGAAGTGGGGCAGCCGGCTTGGGCTCACGGAGAATCTCAGCCCATTTTCCAAACCGCACCAAAGCATAAAGGGGCATGGGCCTGAACTCCTCCAATTGGGGGAAGGTTTGATAGGTTTCCTCTGGGACGCTAGCCACCAGTTTGCGTGCCGCATCCAAAGCCAACTGGCCATTGCCTTCCATCTGCGCGGCGGCAAAGAGAAAGTGGATGTTGTGGGGGTAATAACCGAGGCGGTACAAACCCTGGGCACCCCGGTCAGGGATATATTGTTCATCCGTATGAATAGCATGTTCATTGGCCACCACCGCCTTATGGTAACGCCCCACCCGCCAGTAGATATGGGCCGGCATATGGACCAAATGGCCGGCACCCGGCGCTAATTGCCCTAACCGCTCCGCACTGGGAAGTGCCCGCTCCGGCTCCGGTGAAGCCTCAACACTGTGAATATAATAATGATTGGCACCAATATGGTTAGGATCGCGCTCTAATACCGATTCCAAGGTAGCCACAATCTCCTTAGTGTAAGTGGTCGGCTGTCCCTCCGGAGTCCAGTACTCCCAGGGAGTAAGGTTCATGAGGGCCTCAGCAAACAGCACCGCCCCATCCAAATCATCGGGGTAACGGCGGGAAAGTTTCCTCATGGCATCGGCATA harbors:
- a CDS encoding transcriptional regulator, with product MRMKTPIPKSIEIVGSQTALARSCGVRYQAVQKWIKKGRVPAERVSAIERATKGRITRYELRPDIFGEREEAAV
- a CDS encoding pyrimidine dimer DNA glycosylase/endonuclease V, translating into MRLWSIHPKYLDQKGLVALWREGLLAQKVLMGQTQGYKFHPQLMRFRKTKDSILAVGTYLVEIMKEAERRGYRFDESKIVKSGNCSKIDVQAGQIEYEWNHLLKKLKARSSNVYDMNRGVVDKEAHPLFRIVSGGIEDWERPGVK
- a CDS encoding c-type cytochrome, coding for MAERLTKSAARNIFYGGSIFFLVAFVVLTIQSHLYIKNTSTDEATLTEAVARGKHVWERHACINCHTLLGEGAYFAPELGNVWVRYGGREDPAGARAALKAWIRAQPLGVEGRRQMPQFNLTEQELDDLIDFLEWTSRIDTQGWPPNVAG
- a CDS encoding helix-turn-helix domain-containing protein, yielding MVVNTEQSKKDFAARLDKALAYAGIPQGRNRMASVSKMFGVSREAVRKWLAGESIPDTKRIAGIAQRTGVRGEWLLTSQGPMCYGDKEEIHEQNLPPHVLQLARLIAQAPPGKVKAILMLLGVEEEDIRKENKKAPPSPWQKNSQAGTKDRRSGRDRRQNVHEVDFERRGGLDRRNDEYVILGPGESLDDFLRGEKKQKNKNNDASQGHIIGVAFIGIARGRRVVKGWSGYADKDPNFALDALRQLDQELLMHARRKRQYSTSRFH
- a CDS encoding IS630 family transposase → MPVLYGAEDSALPVRYGCDDETRFGLKTIPRRLITLPGTKPLAPVQWPFKAFYLYGAVDPLSGESFFLEFSHHDSDCFQIYLEQLAQRYPHDLPIVQLDNARSHWAKKLELPENIVLMFQLPYSPELNPIERLWQHMKNQLSWVLFSTLDSLRQTVGEILQDLTPQTIRSLTGYPFILSALKHANI
- a CDS encoding helix-turn-helix domain-containing protein, which codes for MSRRLELAITESAEELKALLHQQSQVKGKERVQALYLLKSEQVTELKALGKVLGRHPSPLYRWFEGYRARGLAGLLELGTAHNGRARAIPPAVEQALKQRLEVPPGFKSYGAIQQWLKEEYGLQIKYKTVHQTVRYRLKAKLKVARPSHLHREEAAGVDFKKSSHGA
- a CDS encoding helix-turn-helix domain-containing protein; translated protein: MPAPYSLDLRQKVIEAYANKEGSIRQLATRFKLSKNTVSGFLRRFRETGTVHPKRREGVGHPAKIDEPRAQYLTEVLQCEPDLTLQELCQRFEARFGETISTSAMDRGLKKHRITRKKNGLRSPKTHPPGPTTLA
- a CDS encoding thermonuclease family protein; amino-acid sequence: MAEIDTPEKRQPYGTRARQVLSDLSFGKQARVVVQNVDRYGRTVGRVYGGDIDVNREMVHQGAAWVYRQYLRDRTLLEVEAEAKEAKRGLWSLPEAQQVPPWEWRRQGKKQRASPQIQKASQASTCGAKCYCKLMANCAEARFYLEQCELTRLDGDGDGMPCEALCR
- a CDS encoding tetratricopeptide repeat protein, which produces MDRISLNKVVPLAAIVLLLAACEQPLISRVKNTPQESAAATPVMAAGEVGETPPADVAPLLDNLGDHHHPITTSSSLAQGYFDQGLTLTFAFNHAEAIRSFKDATKLDPDCAMCYWGIALALGPNINAPMEAEAVPEAYEAVQKALALAPKVSQAEQAYIQALTQRYGPTPVADRGALDQAYADAMRKLSRRYPDDLDGAVLFAEALMNLTPWEYWTPEGQPTTYTKEIVATLESVLERDPNHIGANHYYIHSVEASPEPERALPSAERLGQLAPGAGHLVHMPAHIYWRVGRYHKAVVANEHAIHTDEQYIPDRGAQGLYRLGYYPHNIHFLFAAAQMEGNGQLALDAARKLVASVPEETYQTFPQLEEFRPMPLYALVRFGKWAEILREPKPAAPLQYTRGMWHWARGMAFTKLGQLDSATQEYEQLTEIGQTPAMAQLVFWSFSSGSTLLEIAAHILAGELAGERGQTEEMIAQLQEAVGIQDNLRYVEPPAWYYPVRHHLGAVLLEAGRAAEAEAVYREDLKQYPHNGWSLFGLAQSLREQGQTEAAAEVQKRFEEAWQYADVTLTASRF
- a CDS encoding DUF4383 domain-containing protein, which translates into the protein MVKKFALIYGITYAILGVLGFVPGLVTAPETATHLAAETAHGRLLGIFPVNLWHNLVHLGIGVWGIVAAKGFDASVLYARANAVLFGLLAILGLIPATNTLFGLVPLHGNDIWLHLVNTALAGYFGFGPPVRGETTPSTSRG
- a CDS encoding cbb3-type cytochrome c oxidase subunit I; amino-acid sequence: MKYQTQKLAYPYFVAALALFLVQVVAGVLAGSVYVFPNFLSESAPFHIIRMIHTNALLVWLLLGYFGASYFLIPEESEHEIHSPRVAWWQLGIFVFAALAAVVGYLFRVHEGREFLEQPLWIKILLVVAFLLFLYNVTMTVLKGRKTVVSTVLLLGLWGAALFFLFAFYNPSNLSLDKLYWWWVVHVWVEGVWELIMASMLAFLLIKLTGVDREVIEKWLYVIVGLALFSGLLGTGHHYYWIGTPGYWQWVGSVFSVLEVLPFFAMVLWAFYLVYRSGRDHPNKAAMLWSLGCPVMAFFGAGVWGLMHTIAPINFYSHGTQVTAAHGHLAFYGAYVMLNLAFFTYALPALRGLQPFNQILNMWSFWIMTSAMAFMTFTLTFAGVVQTHLQRVLGMGYMEIQDQLSFFYWLRLGAGVVFLIGALLYLLAALGPVRDQMMASLKTQPAAK